In Lactuca sativa cultivar Salinas chromosome 5, Lsat_Salinas_v11, whole genome shotgun sequence, the DNA window TAAACAACATCCATATCAAATCAATACTTTGACAAGCAAATACACTAAGTAGATGGCCATGAACCGAATCTCTATATAGGTGTATCATATTGTTTCATAACACGTATCAAAAGAATATTGAACATAAGTTATATTCATCGAGGACACTAAAAGTCTAAAACCCAACAACTTTAAATACATaattgaaaaaattaaaataaaatgcgTACGACATGGAGAATTGACACTTCAATATACGTCTTATTCGGCCAAAACCACATGAAAATGTTGTACTTGTACCCACCCTTTCGAACAATCCAACAAAAAGCAAAGAAAACTTTACAAAGCCTTGGTTATATCTCTATAAggaaaaccaaaaaaataaaataaaataaaataaaaaaacgaaaacaaaaacaaaattattaTACCTTCGAGCAAACCCGCATATTATAAAACCAATTATGTACCCGTGCGTTACTCgggtatataaaaaaaataaatggtGTATTGAAATTTACATAGATCAATCATATTCATATCTGATGAAAGACATCAGGGTATGACCCCATTTGGTAGATATTGAAATCTGATGCATTGTTGACTTGTACATCATGCATATGCATATGATGTTGCCATTGACCTACACATCCTTCTTCAGATTTGACATTAACCCCATTCAATTGAAACATTTCCCCTTCAAATGTCATCTGTTCAAACCCTGCAGATAGGCTTCTTGTTGTGTTCATGTTTGAACTATTTCCGGTGGTGCTTGATCCTGAATGATCGGAAAAGtcggtggcggtggcggtggcggtgCTCCGGTGATCAAAATTTGCTAAATTTGGTAATGACGTTTCGTAGGTTGTTTGGTATTGAGCTAAAAGATTTGAGTTGTAGCTTATTGGATCGATTCCCGATTGGAATTCCACCAAGAACAAAGGATCACAAACTGATTTGGTTAAGAAAGTGTCGCGTATTGAGCTTGTTCCCATTGATGACATTAATCCACCATTGTTGATGTGGAAAGACTGCTCAAATTCAGCTGTCATTGGCATTGATGATGATGAATTTGGAAAAAAATCGGACTTTTTATCGAAAAATTCAATCTTTTTGTCTTTAACATCCTCGTTGTCGGTGATTGGCTTGTGGGTGTTTGGATCAATCCCTTGTTTTATCAGTTTCTTCTTTAGACACGAATTCCAGAAGTTCTTGATCTCGTTATCTGTTCTTCCTGGCAATTGTGCAGCAATTTGAGCCCACCTGGAACCCATTTTAGCACAATTTTAAAAcaagattcaagaaaaaaaatggaCACTTCACACTCATTTTGTGAAATGAAAGAATCGGATGTTTTTGAAGTCGAATTTTATTACCGATTGCCAAGAACTTGATGAAGATTGAGTATAAGCTCTTCTTCTTGTTGAGAAAACATTCCTCTTTTAAGATCGGGCCTCAAGTAGTTTATCCATCGAAGCCTACAACTCTTCCCACATCTTTGCAATCCTGCTTTTCGTTCAAGATTCGGgaaaaaagtcaaaaagtttccaactttaaatCAATACATACAAATATACACAGAAAAACAATGAAAACCATGTCCACTTTTACAATTTGCAATGAAAAG includes these proteins:
- the LOC111887428 gene encoding transcription repressor MYB6 isoform X2, whose translation is MGRHSCCVKQKLRKGLWSPEEDDKLLKYITRFGVGCWSSVPKHAGLQRCGKSCRLRWINYLRPDLKRGMFSQQEEELILNLHQVLGNRWAQIAAQLPGRTDNEIKNFWNSCLKKKLIKQGIDPNTHKPITDNEDVKDKKIEFFDKKSDFFPNSSSSMPMTAEFEQSFHINNGGLMSSMGTSSIRDTFLTKSVCDPLFLVEFQSGIDPISYNSNLLAQYQTTYETSLPNLANFDHRSTATATATDFSDHSGSSTTGNSSNMNTTRSLSAGFEQMTFEGEMFQLNGVNVKSEEGCVGQWQHHMHMHDVQVNNASDFNIYQMGSYPDVFHQI
- the LOC111887428 gene encoding transcription repressor MYB6 isoform X1 — its product is MGRHSCCVKQKLRKGLWSPEEDDKLLKYITRFGVGCWSSVPKHAAGLQRCGKSCRLRWINYLRPDLKRGMFSQQEEELILNLHQVLGNRWAQIAAQLPGRTDNEIKNFWNSCLKKKLIKQGIDPNTHKPITDNEDVKDKKIEFFDKKSDFFPNSSSSMPMTAEFEQSFHINNGGLMSSMGTSSIRDTFLTKSVCDPLFLVEFQSGIDPISYNSNLLAQYQTTYETSLPNLANFDHRSTATATATDFSDHSGSSTTGNSSNMNTTRSLSAGFEQMTFEGEMFQLNGVNVKSEEGCVGQWQHHMHMHDVQVNNASDFNIYQMGSYPDVFHQI